A region from the Pontixanthobacter aestiaquae genome encodes:
- the tmk gene encoding dTMP kinase yields MMAGKFIAFEGGEGTGKSTQARLLTEYLQSKGISTVLTREPGGTAGAEAIRSLLLDPPGEGWGARAEALLFAAARSDHVEKLIRPGIAADKWVICDRFLDSSRAYQGGAGGVGDNAVLSLHEVGSDGLRPDLTILISVPPATIAARLAERDGDTSDAIGGRSAEYHAEVASTFLNLAKSEPDRFFEIDGDGTAKDVHQRVLAVLEPLLGAQT; encoded by the coding sequence ATAATGGCAGGCAAATTCATCGCGTTTGAGGGAGGGGAGGGGACCGGCAAATCCACTCAGGCCCGTCTGCTCACCGAATATTTGCAAAGCAAAGGTATCAGCACTGTTCTGACGCGCGAGCCAGGCGGTACTGCAGGCGCCGAAGCCATTCGCAGCCTGTTGCTCGATCCGCCGGGGGAAGGCTGGGGCGCACGCGCCGAGGCGTTGCTGTTTGCGGCTGCACGATCAGACCATGTCGAGAAGCTGATTAGACCCGGCATCGCGGCCGATAAATGGGTAATTTGTGACCGCTTCCTCGACTCCAGTCGCGCGTACCAGGGAGGGGCAGGGGGTGTCGGCGACAATGCAGTCCTATCCTTGCATGAAGTAGGCAGCGACGGATTACGCCCCGATCTGACGATATTGATCAGTGTCCCGCCCGCAACTATCGCTGCGCGTCTTGCTGAGCGTGACGGTGATACTTCCGACGCTATTGGCGGGCGAAGTGCGGAATACCATGCCGAAGTCGCATCAACATTCCTCAACCTAGCGAAAAGCGAGCCTGACCGGTTCTTCGAAATAGATGGCGATGGAACGGCTAAGGATGTGCATCAGCGCGTACTGGCCGTTCTGGAACCTCTGTTGGGTGCACAAACATGA
- a CDS encoding DNA polymerase III subunit delta', producing MTMLGHETPWQQWREALAGERMHHAWMLAGKRGLGKMRFAMAAARELVAEDGLPQPDSHHPDIIVLNRLPKDDKEDKKRADGKPYETKRNIAVSQIRAMQQRLNTRPTLGSRRAIIIDPSDDLEKGASNALLKSLEEPPIGTYFLLVTHRPARLLPTIRSRCRIVRFPTINDDDMARLLSAQAPDTEPATQHAAIVAANGSPGAALDFVERDLGPLFKLMQDIIAQGDPDFMLRGRLADAIGARPNRERIQATLDLARSVVSGAVDQASRANYPAIVDAHAELVKLTGQAPTFNFDAGLLVAEIGTLLASAAPNRERANV from the coding sequence ATGACAATGCTCGGCCACGAAACGCCTTGGCAGCAATGGCGCGAGGCGCTTGCGGGTGAGCGTATGCATCACGCATGGATGCTCGCTGGAAAACGTGGACTAGGGAAGATGCGCTTTGCGATGGCAGCGGCACGTGAGCTTGTGGCGGAGGATGGCCTGCCGCAGCCGGACAGCCATCATCCCGACATCATCGTTTTGAATCGTCTTCCCAAGGACGATAAGGAAGACAAAAAGCGCGCCGACGGCAAGCCCTACGAAACCAAACGCAATATTGCGGTAAGCCAGATTCGCGCAATGCAGCAGCGTCTGAACACCAGACCAACGTTGGGATCGCGCCGGGCAATCATTATCGATCCATCAGATGATCTGGAGAAAGGTGCATCCAACGCTCTGCTCAAAAGCCTCGAAGAACCGCCAATCGGCACCTATTTTCTGCTCGTCACGCATCGACCGGCGCGTTTACTGCCCACCATCCGTTCGCGATGCCGGATTGTGCGTTTTCCGACGATTAATGACGACGACATGGCGAGGCTGTTATCCGCTCAGGCGCCGGACACGGAGCCAGCTACTCAACACGCTGCGATTGTTGCGGCCAATGGCTCCCCTGGTGCCGCACTCGATTTTGTCGAGCGCGATCTCGGCCCTTTGTTCAAGCTCATGCAAGATATCATCGCGCAGGGTGACCCCGATTTCATGCTTCGCGGCAGACTTGCCGACGCTATCGGAGCGAGGCCCAATAGAGAGCGGATTCAGGCGACACTGGATCTCGCACGCTCGGTTGTTTCGGGGGCTGTCGATCAGGCTTCACGCGCGAACTATCCCGCAATTGTCGATGCACATGCCGAATTGGTCAAGCTGACCGGCCAAGCACCGACCTTCAATTTCGATGCAGGATTACTGGTGGCAGAAATTGGTACCTTGCTTGCCTCCGCCGCGCCGAATAGGGAGCGGGCCAATGTCTGA